One Cryptomeria japonica chromosome 9, Sugi_1.0, whole genome shotgun sequence genomic window carries:
- the LOC131037964 gene encoding floricaula/leafy-like protein isoform X2 has product MDPDSFPAFFKWDPRSITAPQLQRGYEFPLPNAAAILMPNGMNGNNRKELSCLEELFRNYGVRCITLTKMVELGFTANTLVNMTEQELDDVVRILVDIYSLDLLVGEKYGIKSAIRAERRRLDEAERKKHMELFADLDGKQRKIDENALDTLSQEGTDPMLLLQNSGHLSTAVSGLMTLPDNNYCNDQQLKACKKQKRRRLKESGEDGEDRQREHPFIVTEPGELARGKKNGLDYLFDLYEQCGKFLLDVQHIAKERGEKCPTKVTNQVFRHAKHSGAGYINKPKMRHYVHCYALHCLDVEQSNRLRRTYKERGENVGAWRQACYYPLVDMAKENGWDIEGVFNKHEKLRIWYVPTKLRQLCHLEKSQQQ; this is encoded by the exons ATGGATCCTGACAGCTTTCCAGCTTTCTTCAAGTGGGACCCCAGATCAATAACAGCCCCACAACTGCAGAGAGGATATGAGTTTCCTCTTCCAAATGCGGCTGCTATACTAATGCCTAATGGCATGAACGGCAACAACAGGAAAGAATTGAGCTGTTTGGAAGAGCTGTTTAGGAATTATGGTGTGAGATGCATAACACTGACCAAGATGGTTGAGTTGGGTTTCACTGCCAACACCTTGGTCAATATGACTGAACAAGAGCTGGATGATGTGGTTAGGATCCTGGTTGATATATACAGTCTTGATCTTCTTGTTGGAGAGAAATATGGCATTAAGTCTGCAATTAGAGCAGAAAGGAGAAGACTTGATGAAGCAGAAAGGAAGAAGCATATGGAACTCTTTGCTGACCTAGATGGAAAACAACGCAAGATTGATGAGAATGCCTTAGACACACTGTCTCAGGAAG GCACTGATCCTATGCTTCTTCTCCAAAATAGCGGCCATTTGAGTACTGCAGTGAGTGGTCTAATGACACTACCTGATAACAACTATTGCAATGATCAACAGCTCAAAGCTTGCAAGAAACAGAAGAGAAGGCGCCTAAAAGAGTCGGGAGAAGATGGTGAAGACAGACAAAGAGAACACCCTTTTATCGTTACTGAGCCTGGAGAACTTGCAAGAGGGAAAAAGAATGGGCTTGACTATTTGTTTGATCTTTACGAACAGTGTGGCAAGTTTCTGCTGGATGTTCAGCACATCGCAAAGGAAAGAGGGGAGAAATGTCCTACAAAG GTCACAAATCAGGTATTTAGGCATGCAAAGCACTCTGGTGCAGGTTACATCAACAAGCCAAAGATGAGACACTACGTACACTGTTATGCCCTGCATTGCCTGGATGTTGAGCAGTCCAATCGTCTCAGAAGAACCTACAAAGAACGAGGGGAAAATGTTGGAGCATGGAGGCAAGCCTGCTATTATCCCCTTGTGGACATGGCCAAAGAAAATGGCTGGGACATCGAGGGGGTTTTTAACAAGCATGAAAAGCTTAGAATCTGGTATGTTCCCACCAAGTTAAGACAACTCTGTCACTTGGAAAAAAGTCAGCAGCAGTAA
- the LOC131037964 gene encoding floricaula/leafy-like protein isoform X1 — MDPDSFPAFFKWDPRSITAPQLQRGYEFPLPNAAAILMPNGMNGNNRKELSCLEELFRNYGVRCITLTKMVELGFTANTLVNMTEQELDDVVRILVDIYSLDLLVGEKYGIKSAIRAERRRLDEAERKKHMELFADLDGKQRKIDENALDTLSQEGLSVEEPHGDNTVILSQNNNYPLNLNTGTDPMLLLQNSGHLSTAVSGLMTLPDNNYCNDQQLKACKKQKRRRLKESGEDGEDRQREHPFIVTEPGELARGKKNGLDYLFDLYEQCGKFLLDVQHIAKERGEKCPTKVTNQVFRHAKHSGAGYINKPKMRHYVHCYALHCLDVEQSNRLRRTYKERGENVGAWRQACYYPLVDMAKENGWDIEGVFNKHEKLRIWYVPTKLRQLCHLEKSQQQ, encoded by the exons ATGGATCCTGACAGCTTTCCAGCTTTCTTCAAGTGGGACCCCAGATCAATAACAGCCCCACAACTGCAGAGAGGATATGAGTTTCCTCTTCCAAATGCGGCTGCTATACTAATGCCTAATGGCATGAACGGCAACAACAGGAAAGAATTGAGCTGTTTGGAAGAGCTGTTTAGGAATTATGGTGTGAGATGCATAACACTGACCAAGATGGTTGAGTTGGGTTTCACTGCCAACACCTTGGTCAATATGACTGAACAAGAGCTGGATGATGTGGTTAGGATCCTGGTTGATATATACAGTCTTGATCTTCTTGTTGGAGAGAAATATGGCATTAAGTCTGCAATTAGAGCAGAAAGGAGAAGACTTGATGAAGCAGAAAGGAAGAAGCATATGGAACTCTTTGCTGACCTAGATGGAAAACAACGCAAGATTGATGAGAATGCCTTAGACACACTGTCTCAGGAAG GTCTGTCAGTGGAAGAACCTCATGGGGATAACACTGTAATTCTTTCACAGAATAATAACTATCCATTGAACCTAAACACAGGCACTGATCCTATGCTTCTTCTCCAAAATAGCGGCCATTTGAGTACTGCAGTGAGTGGTCTAATGACACTACCTGATAACAACTATTGCAATGATCAACAGCTCAAAGCTTGCAAGAAACAGAAGAGAAGGCGCCTAAAAGAGTCGGGAGAAGATGGTGAAGACAGACAAAGAGAACACCCTTTTATCGTTACTGAGCCTGGAGAACTTGCAAGAGGGAAAAAGAATGGGCTTGACTATTTGTTTGATCTTTACGAACAGTGTGGCAAGTTTCTGCTGGATGTTCAGCACATCGCAAAGGAAAGAGGGGAGAAATGTCCTACAAAG GTCACAAATCAGGTATTTAGGCATGCAAAGCACTCTGGTGCAGGTTACATCAACAAGCCAAAGATGAGACACTACGTACACTGTTATGCCCTGCATTGCCTGGATGTTGAGCAGTCCAATCGTCTCAGAAGAACCTACAAAGAACGAGGGGAAAATGTTGGAGCATGGAGGCAAGCCTGCTATTATCCCCTTGTGGACATGGCCAAAGAAAATGGCTGGGACATCGAGGGGGTTTTTAACAAGCATGAAAAGCTTAGAATCTGGTATGTTCCCACCAAGTTAAGACAACTCTGTCACTTGGAAAAAAGTCAGCAGCAGTAA